The Papaver somniferum cultivar HN1 chromosome 3, ASM357369v1, whole genome shotgun sequence genome includes a region encoding these proteins:
- the LOC113358174 gene encoding proline-rich protein 2-like → MYTSPFLSFLLLLSLSLHFLSHHFISFHTLLHHYPVFAPKMAKTFQILLSMMLLHLIYASTAKAARLTVTNKEQIECTMCDACENPCQPPITYASPPPPSPPPPTPTNDCPPPPSQSTPTYYYSPPPPSNNPTPTYTYSSPPPAGQAIGGLAKPPPNGYSLYPGPPPPNPIVPYFPFYYHAPPPPQFSSANLIAIKNYFSLISIISVTICYF, encoded by the coding sequence ATGTACACATCCCCATTTCTCTCCTTCCTTCTCctcctttctctttctcttcacttTCTCTCTCACCACTTTATTTCATTTCACACTCTCCTCCACCACTACCCAGTTTTTGCCCCCAAAATGGCAAAGACCTTCCAAATTCTACTCTCAATGATGCTTCTTCACTTGATTTACGCTTCTACTGCGAAGGCGGCAAGGCTAACTGTCACGAATAAGGAGCAGATAGAGTGTACGATGTGTGACGCTTGCGAGAACCCGTGTCAACCACCTATAACTTATGCATCGCCACCACCGCCTTCACCACCTCCACCCACACCAACTAACGATTGTCCACCACCGCCTTCTCAAAGTACTCCAACATATTACTACTCACCGCCACCTCCATCAAATAATCCAACTCCAACTTACACTTACTCTTCACCACCACCGGCAGGTCAAGCTATAGGTGGATTAGCAAAACCACCACCTAATGGTTATAGCTTATATCCTGGACCGCCACCACCTAATCCGATCGTACCTTACTTTCCATTTTACTATCATGCTCCTCCGCCACCTCAATTCTCTTCAGCAAATTTGATCGCAATCAAGAATTATTTTTCATTGATATCTATTATTTCGGTTACTATTTGCTATTTTTAG